In Geobacillus kaustophilus, a genomic segment contains:
- a CDS encoding MerR family transcriptional regulator — translation MHYFTISQLAQEFDVSTRTIRYYEERGLLAPIRTESGQRLYTKKERAKLKLILRGKRFGFSLEEIHEMIALFDEDRTGKKQLEKTVEYGRRKLKEVSERIDDLLQLKAEMEAMLSDFERRLREWEESDG, via the coding sequence ATGCATTATTTCACCATTTCCCAGCTGGCGCAGGAGTTTGATGTGAGCACACGGACGATCCGTTATTATGAAGAACGCGGGCTGCTTGCCCCGATCCGGACCGAGTCGGGGCAACGGCTGTATACGAAAAAGGAGCGGGCGAAGCTGAAGCTCATTTTGCGAGGCAAACGGTTCGGCTTTTCGCTTGAGGAAATTCATGAGATGATTGCTTTGTTTGACGAGGACCGCACAGGGAAGAAACAGCTTGAAAAAACGGTCGAATACGGGCGGCGGAAATTAAAGGAGGTGAGCGAGCGAATTGATGATTTGCTGCAGCTGAAGGCGGAAATGGAAGCGATGCTTTCTGATTTTGAGAGGCGATTGCGAGAATGGGAGGAATCAGACGGATGA
- a CDS encoding class I adenylate-forming enzyme family protein has product MNISELLARNARKFPDKTAIIDGETELSYAEVNRTVNRLASALERLGIRRGDKVALYMPNTTEFVFAYFAVLRLGSVVVPINARLTAAEVQYILGHSEAKMLIAHDLVHQALTSLVSGSDVIWIKTGSAEGGWLSLAELIDSGDPREIVCPAKEDDEATILYTSGTTGRPKGVLFTHRNIITVADMIVIETKIDRQSRLLHLMPLSHSAPLHLFFIGGTYVGATHVLAPAFSPDALLGLVERHKITHFFGAPVAYLLTAKHPRFEDYDLSSVCCWMYGGAPLSREEVRFIASRFGARRMMCLYGLTEAGPNGTYLAPEEHAEKAGSVGKYAALHCEVAIVDEQGNEVAPGEVGEIVLRGESVMKGYYKDEEKTNEAIKNGWLYTGDLARRDEDGYIWIIDRKKDVIISGGVNIYPKEVEDVLRTHPAIADVAVIGVPHPEWGETAKAFVVLNEPLEPLAEECKRFLSDKLAGYKIPRLYEAIAELPRNATGKVLKQVLRARETAAQA; this is encoded by the coding sequence ATGAACATTTCCGAATTGCTCGCCCGCAATGCGAGAAAATTTCCCGACAAGACGGCGATCATCGATGGGGAAACGGAGCTTTCGTACGCCGAAGTCAACCGAACGGTCAACCGTCTGGCGTCAGCGCTCGAAAGGCTCGGGATTCGGCGCGGCGATAAGGTTGCGTTGTATATGCCGAATACGACAGAGTTTGTCTTTGCATACTTTGCTGTTTTGCGCCTCGGCTCTGTTGTCGTGCCGATTAATGCGCGCTTGACGGCGGCGGAGGTGCAGTACATTCTCGGCCATAGTGAAGCAAAGATGCTCATTGCTCACGATTTGGTGCATCAGGCGCTGACCTCGCTTGTCAGCGGAAGCGATGTCATCTGGATCAAGACAGGGAGCGCTGAAGGCGGTTGGCTGTCGTTGGCGGAGCTGATAGATTCGGGCGATCCGCGGGAGATCGTCTGCCCGGCCAAAGAGGATGATGAGGCGACGATTTTGTATACATCGGGGACAACGGGGCGGCCGAAAGGGGTGCTGTTCACGCATCGCAACATTATCACGGTCGCGGACATGATCGTGATCGAAACAAAAATCGACCGTCAAAGCCGCCTTTTGCATCTCATGCCGCTCAGCCATTCGGCGCCGCTTCATTTGTTTTTCATCGGCGGCACATATGTCGGTGCGACCCATGTTCTAGCGCCTGCATTTTCCCCGGATGCATTGCTTGGCCTGGTTGAACGGCATAAGATCACCCACTTTTTCGGCGCGCCGGTGGCATATTTATTGACGGCGAAGCATCCGCGTTTTGAGGACTACGACCTTTCTTCGGTCTGCTGTTGGATGTACGGCGGGGCGCCGCTGTCGCGCGAGGAAGTGCGGTTTATCGCCAGCCGCTTTGGCGCTAGGCGGATGATGTGTTTATACGGCTTGACGGAAGCCGGCCCGAACGGCACGTACTTGGCTCCTGAGGAGCACGCTGAAAAAGCGGGAAGCGTCGGCAAATATGCCGCCCTCCATTGTGAGGTGGCCATTGTCGACGAGCAAGGAAATGAAGTCGCGCCCGGCGAGGTCGGGGAGATCGTGCTGCGCGGGGAGAGCGTGATGAAAGGATATTACAAAGACGAGGAAAAAACGAACGAAGCGATCAAAAATGGATGGCTATACACAGGCGATTTGGCGCGCCGCGATGAAGACGGCTACATTTGGATCATCGACCGAAAAAAAGATGTCATTATTTCCGGCGGCGTCAACATTTATCCAAAGGAAGTGGAAGATGTGCTGCGGACGCATCCAGCGATCGCGGATGTCGCTGTGATCGGTGTGCCGCATCCAGAGTGGGGTGAAACGGCAAAAGCGTTTGTCGTGCTCAATGAGCCGCTTGAACCGCTTGCGGAGGAGTGTAAGCGCTTCCTCTCTGACAAGCTTGCTGGCTACAAAATTCCCCGCCTGTATGAGGCGATCGCCGAGCTGCCGCGCAATGCGACGGGAAAAGTGTTGAAACAAGTGTTGCGGGCGCGGGAGACGGCAGCACAGGCATGA
- a CDS encoding acyl-CoA dehydrogenase family protein gives MKPLRDVDPNLLANLKRYLDDELYRYAEEKLESFYKFCLTDVDRRAVHTDREGQPRLIKYDRFGNDISEVWVNEGYEQTAKQTYETGIVGYVHKPIPELGRKGNYVYSYAQGYILSQAEPGFYCPVTLTMATAYVLEHFADEKLKARYLPHVISTGEVELYEGATFLTERQGGSDVGANAVRAVPCSHHYKLYGEKYFASNAGRCGVALVLARIDGSGPGTKGLSLFLVPWRRADGTLNGISIRRLKDKLGVRAVPSAEVVFDGAEAYVVGDPTKGFYYMMEALNLSRVCNAVASVGIMKRALEEAKQYAERRTAFGHQLTDYPMVRHTLADLTARQEVETSACFAMISLFDRVMTAPHETDGAEKAWLRLLIALLKMRTAEEAIAFSHEAIELHGGNGYIEDFVTPRLLRDAQVLTVWEGTANILALEVLRLMRKYRIHERFAAEMKERLEGLTAVVKPLALPVEEGLKELVSALARLSGQAEEVQTFHAKTIANRMCDLYLSVIALERGQENERNRLIAELFLRHVWERGLVDEQMASVREFDLIVRCKGASAPLAHS, from the coding sequence ATGAAGCCGCTTCGTGACGTCGATCCGAACTTGCTGGCGAATTTGAAACGGTATTTGGATGATGAATTGTACCGCTATGCTGAAGAAAAACTGGAATCGTTTTATAAGTTTTGCCTGACTGACGTTGACCGCCGCGCCGTACACACCGACCGTGAAGGGCAGCCGCGCCTCATCAAGTATGACCGCTTCGGGAACGACATTTCCGAAGTGTGGGTGAACGAAGGATACGAGCAGACAGCGAAACAGACGTACGAAACGGGAATCGTCGGCTATGTGCACAAGCCGATTCCCGAGCTTGGGAGAAAAGGAAACTATGTTTACTCGTATGCCCAAGGGTATATCTTATCCCAAGCTGAGCCCGGCTTTTACTGCCCGGTGACGCTGACGATGGCGACCGCCTATGTGCTTGAGCATTTTGCCGATGAAAAGTTGAAAGCTCGGTATTTGCCCCATGTCATCTCAACGGGCGAAGTCGAGCTGTATGAAGGGGCGACGTTTTTAACCGAGCGCCAAGGCGGGTCGGACGTCGGCGCCAACGCGGTGCGCGCCGTGCCGTGCAGCCATCATTATAAACTGTACGGAGAAAAATATTTTGCCAGCAACGCCGGACGCTGCGGTGTGGCGCTCGTGTTGGCGCGCATCGATGGGAGCGGCCCGGGGACGAAAGGGCTGAGCTTGTTTCTCGTCCCGTGGCGCCGGGCAGATGGGACGTTAAACGGCATCTCCATCCGCCGCCTAAAAGATAAATTGGGTGTGCGCGCCGTGCCGTCAGCCGAAGTTGTGTTTGACGGGGCGGAAGCGTATGTCGTCGGCGATCCGACGAAAGGTTTCTATTATATGATGGAAGCGCTCAATTTATCGCGCGTCTGCAATGCGGTCGCCTCAGTCGGCATCATGAAGAGGGCGCTTGAGGAAGCGAAGCAATACGCCGAGCGGCGCACGGCCTTTGGCCATCAACTGACCGATTACCCGATGGTGCGCCATACGCTGGCCGACTTGACGGCAAGACAAGAGGTGGAAACGAGCGCCTGCTTTGCGATGATCTCTTTGTTTGACCGCGTCATGACCGCGCCGCATGAAACGGACGGGGCGGAGAAAGCATGGCTCAGGCTTTTGATTGCGCTCCTTAAAATGCGCACCGCCGAAGAGGCGATCGCGTTCAGCCATGAGGCGATTGAACTGCACGGCGGCAACGGGTATATCGAAGATTTCGTCACCCCGCGCTTGCTCCGCGACGCCCAAGTGCTGACCGTCTGGGAAGGGACGGCGAACATTTTGGCGCTTGAAGTATTGCGTTTGATGCGCAAATATCGCATCCATGAACGGTTTGCCGCCGAGATGAAGGAGCGGCTTGAGGGCTTGACGGCCGTGGTGAAACCGCTCGCCCTCCCAGTTGAAGAAGGGCTTAAGGAATTGGTGTCAGCGCTTGCCCGCCTTAGCGGACAAGCGGAAGAGGTGCAGACGTTTCATGCTAAGACGATTGCCAATCGGATGTGTGATTTGTATTTGAGCGTTATTGCTCTTGAGCGCGGGCAAGAAAACGAGCGGAATCGGCTGATTGCTGAGCTGTTTTTGCGCCATGTATGGGAGCGCGGGCTCGTGGACGAACAGATGGCGTCGGTGCGCGAGTTTGACTTGATCGTCAGATGTAAAGGAGCGTCTGCCCCGCTTGCCCATTCGTAA
- a CDS encoding alpha/beta hydrolase: protein MELMRTPRRTTRRVWISAAIGVVILGLLACVGLSVYVGWQLTHKPREPITVTPKDYGMAYENATFTSKDGKTTLKGWVIPPQGTAKMTVIFAHGYAGNRIQKNVPFLPLAKRLVDKGYRVILFDFRASGESEGDMITIGVKEKGDLLGVIDYAKKHFHEPIALYGVSMGAATSILAAAEDSDVRGVVADSPFSDLESYLRANMPVWTHLPNVPFTYLILAIVPALADVDLGVSSPIHAVDRVGPRPILFIHSKDDRSIPYKESVKLYKTHPDVFQLWLTEKADHVKSFSLYGDQYVNRMLSFLRSLEQQQAKK, encoded by the coding sequence ATGGAACTGATGCGCACGCCGCGCCGGACAACGCGGCGCGTTTGGATTTCTGCAGCCATTGGCGTTGTCATTTTAGGGTTGCTCGCTTGCGTTGGCTTGTCCGTTTATGTCGGCTGGCAGCTGACGCATAAACCGCGCGAGCCAATCACCGTAACGCCGAAAGACTACGGCATGGCATATGAAAATGCTACATTCACAAGCAAAGATGGGAAAACAACACTTAAAGGCTGGGTCATTCCACCGCAAGGAACAGCGAAGATGACGGTCATTTTTGCCCATGGGTATGCCGGCAACCGGATTCAGAAAAACGTGCCGTTTTTGCCGCTCGCTAAGCGGCTTGTTGACAAAGGGTATCGAGTTATCTTGTTTGACTTTCGTGCGAGCGGCGAGTCGGAAGGGGATATGATTACGATCGGCGTCAAAGAGAAAGGCGATCTGCTCGGGGTCATTGATTATGCGAAGAAGCATTTCCATGAACCGATTGCGCTTTACGGTGTTTCGATGGGAGCGGCGACATCGATCTTGGCGGCGGCAGAGGACAGCGATGTTCGCGGGGTGGTTGCGGACAGTCCGTTCAGCGACTTGGAATCGTATTTGCGCGCCAACATGCCGGTATGGACGCATCTGCCTAACGTGCCGTTTACGTATCTTATTTTGGCGATTGTCCCCGCGCTTGCAGATGTAGATTTAGGTGTGTCTTCACCCATCCACGCGGTCGATCGTGTCGGGCCAAGGCCGATTTTGTTCATCCATAGCAAAGATGATCGTTCGATTCCGTATAAGGAAAGTGTGAAACTATACAAAACCCATCCGGATGTCTTTCAACTATGGCTGACGGAAAAAGCAGATCATGTGAAAAGTTTCTCGCTGTATGGCGACCAATACGTAAATCGCATGCTCTCCTTTTTGCGGTCGCTCGAGCAACAGCAAGCAAAGAAATAA
- a CDS encoding response regulator, which yields MDKYKEHFWRNIRAKLEQWEQEEAITYEDVYRFFHNIVGTAAVIGMEELGKRACRLMKRLEAENGKLWTPAELKEHVYELMHWYYDETYRDVPTHFSFSSADADEAPLILLVDDDALFLMYMKEQIEKVGWQIVTVAQPEKAVTQLYEVKPDCVVIDVHMNGTDGLTVLKELKAALGQQFVPTVVISADDREEVRLQSYVSGADDFIVKPFALLEFIIRVHRLLERKKQLEGLLLVDELTRLYNREYLPEAYRQFESERERLGEPYCIALLDLDHFKQINDQYGHLVGDEVLREFAALLRHGTRPNDLAFRFGGEEFLLFLPKTMQHDAFEVIERLRNQFRSRSFSGGGTAFRCTFSCGIVEVNEGGAPLEYWLERADGALYAAKNGGRDRTVAAEKIDDMRQRKTVKMAVVDDDVIVRMIVADLLEHIARDRKEQCEVRAFADGVSFIESSWHEGLPCLVILDGIMPKMDGIEVLRRLRSRGDESRYKIIMLTMRQSEEDIVRALQLGADDYITKPFKRLELEARVSRLLKRM from the coding sequence ATGGACAAATACAAAGAGCATTTTTGGCGCAATATTCGTGCCAAATTGGAACAGTGGGAGCAGGAAGAAGCGATTACGTATGAAGATGTATATCGGTTTTTTCATAACATCGTCGGAACGGCCGCTGTCATTGGGATGGAAGAGTTGGGGAAAAGAGCGTGCCGGCTGATGAAGCGGCTTGAGGCGGAAAACGGGAAACTGTGGACGCCAGCCGAGCTGAAAGAGCACGTATATGAGTTGATGCATTGGTATTATGACGAAACGTACCGCGATGTTCCTACTCATTTTTCTTTTTCGTCGGCGGACGCCGACGAAGCGCCGCTTATCTTGCTTGTCGATGATGATGCGCTCTTTTTAATGTATATGAAAGAGCAAATCGAGAAAGTAGGCTGGCAGATTGTCACCGTTGCCCAACCGGAAAAGGCGGTGACACAATTGTATGAGGTGAAGCCGGACTGCGTTGTCATCGACGTGCATATGAACGGAACAGACGGTTTGACGGTGCTCAAGGAATTGAAGGCGGCGCTTGGCCAACAATTTGTTCCAACTGTGGTCATCAGCGCCGATGATCGCGAAGAGGTGCGTCTGCAAAGTTACGTGTCCGGTGCTGATGATTTTATAGTAAAACCGTTTGCCTTACTGGAATTTATCATTCGAGTGCATCGATTGTTGGAGCGGAAAAAACAGTTGGAAGGGCTTCTGCTTGTCGATGAGCTCACTCGGTTATACAATCGCGAATATTTGCCTGAGGCCTACCGCCAGTTCGAAAGTGAGCGGGAGCGGCTTGGGGAGCCGTACTGCATCGCATTGCTCGACCTAGATCATTTTAAGCAGATTAACGACCAGTATGGTCATTTAGTTGGAGACGAGGTGTTGCGTGAATTTGCGGCGCTCCTTCGGCATGGAACACGGCCAAACGATTTAGCGTTCCGCTTCGGGGGCGAAGAGTTTCTTCTTTTTTTGCCGAAAACGATGCAACACGATGCGTTTGAAGTCATTGAACGGCTCCGTAATCAATTTCGTTCCCGCTCATTTTCCGGAGGGGGCACGGCGTTTCGTTGCACGTTTTCTTGCGGGATCGTGGAGGTGAATGAGGGAGGCGCGCCGCTTGAATATTGGCTTGAGCGGGCGGACGGGGCGTTGTATGCGGCAAAAAACGGCGGGCGGGATCGGACAGTGGCCGCCGAAAAGATAGATGACATGCGGCAGCGAAAAACGGTGAAAATGGCTGTCGTTGACGATGATGTGATCGTTCGCATGATTGTGGCCGATCTTCTCGAACACATTGCCCGAGATCGGAAAGAGCAGTGTGAAGTGCGGGCATTTGCCGATGGGGTATCGTTCATCGAATCGTCATGGCACGAAGGCCTGCCGTGCCTTGTCATTCTTGACGGGATTATGCCGAAAATGGACGGAATTGAAGTGTTGCGCCGTCTTCGCAGCCGCGGCGATGAGTCGCGCTATAAAATTATTATGTTAACAATGCGCCAAAGTGAAGAAGATATCGTACGGGCGCTTCAGTTAGGAGCGGATGATTATATAACGAAACCGTTTAAACGGCTTGAGCTTGAGGCGCGGGTCAGCCGATTGTTGAAACGGATGTAG
- a CDS encoding thiol-disulfide oxidoreductase DCC family protein, with the protein MHPIILFDGDCLFCHASVHWIAARDRKAVFRFAAQQSAVGQALLANGEASAKDSVALIENGCCYVKSAAVLRIGRRLSWPWNWLAAVGFLVPRLLRDHMYDTIVNRRHRLAAKRDRCQLPPPELRSRFLYKLPR; encoded by the coding sequence ATGCATCCTATCATCTTATTTGATGGCGATTGCTTGTTTTGCCATGCGAGTGTGCATTGGATTGCTGCCCGCGACCGAAAGGCAGTATTCCGCTTTGCGGCGCAACAAAGCGCTGTTGGTCAAGCATTGTTGGCAAACGGGGAGGCATCGGCGAAAGACAGTGTCGCCCTCATCGAGAACGGCTGCTGTTATGTCAAATCTGCCGCTGTCCTGCGCATCGGTCGACGCCTTTCGTGGCCGTGGAATTGGCTGGCAGCGGTTGGATTTCTCGTTCCGCGGCTGTTGCGTGATCATATGTATGACACGATCGTCAATCGTCGGCATCGTCTCGCTGCGAAGCGTGATCGTTGTCAGCTGCCGCCGCCTGAGCTGCGATCTCGTTTTCTTTACAAATTGCCGCGGTGA
- a CDS encoding bifunctional ADP-dependent NAD(P)H-hydrate dehydratase/NAD(P)H-hydrate epimerase: MIPIVTSDEMYAIDREVTERIGISADSLMENAGQALFSALKERISRAANVAVLAGAGNNGGDGFVVARMLKSYGYETDVWLVPPKEKVKGAARTALEVYERSGYSWNAYEGNERAFAARVPHYDVIIDALLGIGVKGEVRSPYQEIIEQVNRSRAVVYAVDVPSGVPVDGGDVAAAVRADVTLTIHCPKLGAYTFPAADYYGELAVVDIGIPPVVVKTNAVRRFVWERSDVIRTMPKRKRSSHKGTYGKLLVVGGSKAMAGAVTLAAKAALRSGTGLVTMAVPETVYEAVANRVPEAMCRPWPAEGGAFAGAADWDGLDVDAMAIGPGLGRTEGVRRLVGELVRKPVPLILDADALFFWDDYAEQVRRRSAPTVITPHPGEMARIVHRSIREVEHDRFGVSKRLAMEYGVYVVLKGPYTIVTAPDGAQYVNTTGNPALAKGGSGDVLTGIVAAFLLQHEAVQPAVSNAVFVHGKAADWLVQNGHSVWDVLASDVVDALPAVLASLT; encoded by the coding sequence ATGATTCCAATCGTAACATCTGATGAAATGTATGCCATCGACCGAGAAGTGACGGAGAGGATCGGCATTAGCGCTGATTCATTGATGGAAAACGCGGGGCAGGCGCTGTTTTCAGCGCTGAAAGAACGCATTTCACGCGCTGCTAACGTGGCGGTGCTTGCCGGGGCGGGCAACAACGGTGGAGATGGGTTTGTCGTTGCCCGCATGTTGAAAAGCTACGGCTACGAAACCGATGTATGGCTCGTTCCACCAAAGGAAAAGGTGAAAGGAGCGGCGCGTACCGCGCTTGAGGTGTACGAGCGGTCCGGCTATTCGTGGAACGCTTATGAGGGGAATGAGCGGGCGTTTGCGGCGCGCGTGCCGCATTATGATGTCATCATCGACGCACTGCTTGGCATTGGCGTCAAGGGGGAAGTTCGTTCTCCGTATCAAGAAATCATTGAACAGGTGAACCGTTCACGGGCTGTTGTGTATGCGGTTGATGTGCCAAGCGGGGTGCCGGTCGATGGCGGTGATGTCGCCGCGGCCGTTCGCGCGGATGTGACGCTCACCATTCACTGTCCGAAGCTTGGAGCGTACACGTTTCCAGCGGCCGATTATTACGGGGAGCTTGCTGTTGTGGATATCGGCATTCCGCCGGTCGTGGTCAAAACGAATGCAGTCCGTCGGTTTGTGTGGGAACGAAGCGATGTCATACGAACGATGCCAAAACGGAAGCGGTCTTCGCATAAAGGAACGTACGGCAAACTGCTTGTCGTCGGCGGGTCGAAGGCGATGGCTGGAGCGGTGACGCTCGCCGCTAAAGCGGCGCTGCGAAGCGGGACCGGACTTGTGACCATGGCTGTTCCGGAAACGGTGTACGAGGCGGTCGCCAACCGGGTGCCGGAGGCGATGTGTCGGCCGTGGCCAGCCGAGGGCGGCGCGTTTGCCGGCGCGGCTGATTGGGACGGGCTTGATGTGGATGCGATGGCGATCGGCCCCGGGCTGGGGCGGACGGAAGGGGTGCGCCGTCTTGTTGGGGAGTTGGTGCGAAAGCCGGTGCCCCTTATCCTCGATGCCGATGCCCTATTTTTCTGGGATGATTACGCCGAACAGGTGCGCCGCCGAAGCGCGCCGACTGTCATCACTCCGCATCCGGGGGAAATGGCGCGCATCGTCCATCGCTCCATTCGCGAGGTGGAGCACGACCGCTTTGGGGTATCCAAGCGGTTGGCGATGGAATATGGCGTGTATGTCGTGTTGAAAGGGCCATATACGATTGTTACGGCGCCGGATGGAGCGCAATATGTGAACACAACCGGCAATCCGGCTTTGGCGAAAGGCGGCAGCGGTGACGTGTTGACGGGCATCGTGGCGGCGTTTTTGCTGCAGCACGAGGCGGTGCAGCCGGCGGTGAGCAATGCGGTGTTCGTGCATGGAAAGGCTGCTGATTGGCTTGTGCAAAACGGCCATTCGGTGTGGGATGTATTGGCGTCGGACGTTGTCGATGCCTTGCCGGCTGTGCTCGCTTCCCTGACATGA
- a CDS encoding GNAT family N-acetyltransferase, producing MGIVPQFVWLETEEEVRSAFPIMRELRTHLDEETYVALVREAQEKEGYQLAALYDGDKMVAAVGFMPMITLYNGRFIWVCDLVTAPSERSKGYGKALLSHVHEWAKEHGYGIVSLSSGLQRVDAHRFYEEKMEYQKVSYVFLKRLSI from the coding sequence ATGGGAATCGTGCCGCAATTTGTTTGGCTCGAAACGGAGGAGGAAGTGAGAAGCGCCTTTCCGATCATGCGCGAGCTGCGCACCCATTTGGATGAGGAAACATACGTGGCGCTTGTGCGTGAAGCGCAAGAAAAAGAAGGGTATCAGCTTGCGGCGTTATATGATGGGGACAAAATGGTTGCTGCTGTCGGATTCATGCCGATGATTACGCTCTATAACGGCCGCTTTATTTGGGTGTGCGATTTGGTTACCGCTCCAAGCGAACGTTCGAAAGGGTATGGAAAAGCGTTGCTGTCGCATGTGCACGAATGGGCGAAAGAGCACGGCTACGGGATTGTCTCGCTGTCATCCGGCCTGCAGCGGGTTGACGCCCATCGCTTCTATGAGGAAAAAATGGAATATCAAAAAGTGAGTTATGTGTTTTTGAAACGCTTGTCGATTTGA
- a CDS encoding IclR family transcriptional regulator: MNKTVLKTKELLDLFLDCERLTLPEMVERLRMPKTSVYRMAQSLVALGFLQKRGDHYELGFAFLTFGALVAERLDIRRAALPVMKRLKEETNEAVNLVIRDGDEALYIEKVETSEPVRVYTKVGRRAPLYAGACPRVLLAFMAKEEQERYLEQVELVKIAKHTVTDKQALRRLLEEDRKRGYTVSYSELENYSAAVAVPIFNHEGAAVAGLSVAGPEQRFSSDDVARIVPLLKQAAMDISWELGFRGKG; encoded by the coding sequence ATGAATAAAACGGTCTTAAAAACAAAAGAACTGCTTGATTTGTTTCTTGATTGCGAACGGTTGACGCTGCCGGAGATGGTCGAGCGGCTTCGGATGCCGAAAACGTCGGTGTACCGAATGGCGCAGTCGCTTGTTGCCCTCGGCTTTTTGCAAAAACGAGGCGATCACTATGAGCTCGGTTTCGCCTTCTTGACGTTTGGCGCGCTCGTCGCCGAGCGGCTCGATATTCGCCGGGCGGCGCTGCCAGTGATGAAGCGGCTGAAAGAGGAGACGAACGAAGCGGTCAATTTAGTCATTCGCGACGGCGACGAGGCGCTGTATATTGAAAAAGTCGAAACGTCCGAGCCGGTGCGCGTCTATACGAAAGTCGGGCGGCGCGCTCCGCTGTACGCCGGTGCGTGTCCGCGCGTCCTGCTGGCGTTTATGGCCAAGGAGGAGCAGGAACGCTATTTGGAACAGGTGGAGCTTGTGAAAATCGCCAAACATACGGTCACGGACAAACAAGCATTGCGCCGGTTGTTAGAAGAAGACCGGAAACGCGGTTATACTGTCAGTTATTCCGAACTGGAAAACTATTCGGCCGCCGTTGCGGTGCCGATTTTCAACCATGAAGGGGCGGCGGTTGCCGGGCTGAGCGTTGCCGGACCGGAACAACGCTTTTCGTCGGATGATGTGGCTCGCATCGTTCCGCTGTTGAAGCAGGCGGCGATGGATATTTCATGGGAACTTGGCTTTCGGGGGAAGGGATGA
- a CDS encoding biotin-dependent carboxyltransferase family protein yields MIEVIDGGFFTTAQDGGRFGYRHAGVPVGGAMDRWAYRLANALVGNNGDEAVLEATMAGPTLRFHVEAVVAVCGGDFPCTLNGRPFALWKPMAVEPGDVLEVGVCRTGFRAYIAVSGGIDVPPVMGSRSTYVPAQLGGFAGRPLRCGDALPLGAAHGRRVAEPVRWGLASAARRYISGKMKTVRAVPGPEYDEFTPESRRQFFAARYEVTPQSDRIGYRLSGPALALVREREMVSEAVVFGTVQVPASGQPIVLMADSQTSGGYPRIAQVAAVDLPILSQARPGDLIQFQPIRPEEAARLYTEQERQLAGWVSAIRRQWEGER; encoded by the coding sequence ATGATTGAAGTGATCGATGGCGGATTTTTTACAACCGCTCAAGACGGTGGGCGTTTCGGCTATCGGCACGCCGGTGTGCCGGTGGGCGGGGCGATGGATAGGTGGGCGTATCGCTTGGCTAATGCGCTCGTCGGCAACAATGGGGATGAGGCGGTGCTTGAGGCGACGATGGCTGGGCCGACGCTTCGGTTTCACGTTGAGGCCGTCGTTGCGGTATGTGGCGGCGATTTCCCGTGTACGCTCAATGGGCGGCCGTTTGCACTTTGGAAGCCGATGGCTGTCGAGCCGGGCGATGTGCTCGAAGTTGGGGTGTGTCGGACGGGGTTTCGGGCGTATATCGCCGTATCAGGCGGCATCGATGTCCCGCCTGTAATGGGCAGCCGCTCCACGTATGTTCCGGCGCAGCTTGGCGGTTTCGCTGGTCGGCCGTTGCGGTGCGGCGATGCGCTGCCACTCGGCGCCGCCCATGGGCGTCGTGTAGCCGAACCGGTGCGTTGGGGTCTTGCATCGGCCGCCCGCCGTTATATCAGCGGGAAAATGAAAACGGTGCGCGCGGTTCCCGGCCCGGAGTATGACGAATTTACGCCGGAGAGCCGCCGCCAGTTTTTCGCCGCCCGCTATGAAGTGACGCCGCAGTCCGACCGAATTGGCTATCGGCTTTCCGGTCCAGCGTTGGCGCTTGTGCGCGAGCGGGAGATGGTGTCGGAAGCGGTCGTCTTCGGCACGGTGCAAGTACCCGCGTCCGGCCAGCCGATCGTATTGATGGCCGACAGCCAGACGTCGGGCGGCTATCCCCGCATCGCCCAAGTCGCGGCTGTGGATTTGCCGATTCTGTCGCAGGCTCGCCCGGGCGACCTTATCCAATTTCAGCCGATCAGGCCGGAAGAAGCGGCGCGGCTTTATACGGAACAAGAGCGGCAGTTGGCTGGGTGGGTTTCGGCCATTCGCCGTCAATGGGAGGGAGAACGGTGA